Proteins co-encoded in one Anabas testudineus chromosome 8, fAnaTes1.2, whole genome shotgun sequence genomic window:
- the ccdc97 gene encoding coiled-coil domain-containing protein 97, giving the protein MWGEIETPVKTPSSSWEVEESSKLPEEPGTRCRGCESNSSGETQQDTDQYESRAESTCVSDMIEAIATSRSPVKSQQIGEDELTLEQRRAELLDQYRSRPLVFLERYHTSLKPQHLSAFAHVCSDPRTQHYSKVIQRRATGGTNRTRVRNQRYAALRALQKEGQYFSEEQMRMRQPLLYEQYIGQYLTDEEVLERSQEAMLDGAQGTPGVSTGCTGGLAHLLLNSYQERLLQTRLQEEQEREECAREENEDEDDDDNEVQQKDWEPTAEEKAMLREEFISQMHQRFLDGKDKDFNYSEVDENPDYDNLDIVSRDAEDKYFDEDDEEEDDEEEESMDE; this is encoded by the exons ATGTGGGGTGAGATAGAAACTCCAGTTAAAACACCGTCAAGTTCGTGGGAGGTCGAAGAAAGCAGCAAGTTACCAGAAGAACCGGGGACCCGGTGTCGGGGATGTGAGTCTAACAGCTCCGGAGAGACGCAGCAGGACACAGACCAG TACGAGAGCCGGGCGGAGTCCACCTGTGTGTCTGATATGATAGAGGCCATAGCCACGAGTCGAAGCCCGGTGAAGAGCCAGCAGATCGGAGAAGATGAACTGACCCTGGAGCAGCGCAGAGCAGAGCTACTGGATCAGTACCGGAGCAGACCCCTGGTGTTCCTGGAGAGGTACCAT ACCAGCCTCAAGCCCCAACACTTGTCAGCGTTTGCCCACGTCTGCTCAGACCCACGAACACAGCACTACAGCAAAGTGATCCAAAGAAGAGCCACAGGAGGCACCAACAGGACCAGGGTCAGAAACCAGCGCTACGCTGCCCTCAGAGCCCTGCAGAAGG AGGGTCAGTATTTCAGCGAGGAACAGATGAGGATGAGGCAGCCACTTCTCTATGAACAATATATCGGACAGTACCTGACTGATGAGGAG GTGCTGGAGCGCTCCCAAGAAGCCATGTTGGATGGTGCACAGGGCACACCAGGGGTATCAACAGGATGCACAGGAGGGCTCGCCCACCTCCTCCTCAACTCCTACCAGGAGCGTCTCCTCCAGACTCGCCTgcaagaggagcaggagagagaggagtgcGCACGGGAGGAGAATGAGGACGAGGATGACGATG ATAATGAAGTTCAGCAGAAAGACTGGGAGCCCACTGCTGAGGAGAAAGCTATGCTGCGGGAGGAATTCATCAGTCAGATGCATCAGCGCTTCCTAGATGGCAAAGACAAAGATTTCAACTACAG TGAGGTGGATGAGAACCCAGACTACGACAACCTGGACATCGTCAGCAGAGACGCAGAGGATAAATactttgatgaagatgatgaagaggaggatgacGAAGAGGAAGAAAGTATGGATGAATAG